A part of Colius striatus isolate bColStr4 chromosome 13, bColStr4.1.hap1, whole genome shotgun sequence genomic DNA contains:
- the LOC104550339 gene encoding TLR adapter interacting with SLC15A4 on the lysosome — protein sequence MLAEGILTGLIYKISCHQDKPRKSHASNKDKEGIWRQKLVDNPKIKGFAAGDEKRDETSRCSATAHGSAPQGRSAREVPAREVPAREVPARDLQVLVKGTRSPALHIPKGERSTEELDLYTSWFCNSIYQNYPDLHIGGDRVREHTCDSGCVLDHVCDELHHGPVLLSIDIPLGQSPLRECPEKPSTKSLCGDEAGERSIVLCEEPLSNSTLNRYMESKVAEFYKEFFEESLARCGSVTNLLTCSLVQNNLNQISLQISQEKNIERSKAREALLHSLGLFSLRNATNRNSSEFSTPDLQISNPEYVRRSCRLQFTS from the coding sequence TGTCATCAAGATAAGCCTCGCAAATCTCATGCATCCAACAAGGATAAAGAGGGAATCTGGAGACAAAAACTGGTAGACAACCCAAAAATTAAAGGCTTTGCTGCTGGAGATGAGAAGCGGGATGAGACTTCTAGATGTAGCGCAACGGCACACGGGAGCGCTCCTCAAGGGAGGTCTGCCAGAGAGGTTCCTGCCAGAGAGGTTCCTGCTAGAGAGGTTCCTGCCAGAGACCTGCAGGTGCTTGTTAAAGGAACTCGATCACCAGCTTTACACATCCccaaaggagagagaagtaCTGAGGAGCTGGATTTGTACACATCCTGGTTCTGCAACAGCATTTATCAAAACTATCCCGACTTACACATTGGGGGAGACCGCGTGCGAGAGCATACATGTGATTCAGGCTGTGTTTTGGACCATGTCTGTGATGAGCTTCACCATGGCCCTGTCCTACTGTCCATAGATATTCCTCTGGGTCAGTCTCCTCTGCGTGAGTGTCCTGAGAAGCCGAGTACAAAGTCCCTGTGTGGAGATGAAGCTGGAGAAAGGAGTATCGTGCTCTGTGAGGAGCCTCTCTCAAACTCCACGCTCAACAGGTACATGGAATCGAAAGTGGCAGAGTTCTATAAAGAGTTTTTTGAAGAGAGCTTGGCCAGATGTGGTTCTGTAACAAACCTCCTCACTTGCAGTTTGGTACAGAATAACCTGAATCAGATAAGCCTTCAGATATCCCAGGAGAAGAATATAGAAAGATCAAAAGCCCGAGAAGCTCTCTTGCACTCTTTAGGTTTGTTCAGTTTGCGCAACGCTACCAACAGGAACAGCTCTGAATTTAGTACTCCAGACCTGCAGATCTCAAACCCAGAGTATGTGAGAaggagctgcaggctgcagtTTACATCGTGA